Below is a window of Ilyobacter polytropus DSM 2926 DNA.
CAGTCTTTATAGGAGTAGTTCCAGGTCCTATCTTCATCTCATCCCAGTGGTATTTATGGGGCTGCATTATTAATCTAGATCTTCCCCAATGTACCAAATCCGGTGAATAAGATATCCAGATAGACCATTTAGATATCTCTGAATGAGGTCTATCCAACCTCACATACTGTCCGTCTATCTTTTGGGGGAAAATAACTACATTTCTTAGATCCGCCTGGGTAATAAGAGCGACTCTTTCTATCTCTGTGAAATCACGAGTTTTTGCAAGGGCTATTCTGACTCCATATTTAGAATAGCAGCTATAAGTTAAAAGGTGTTCACCGTCGATTTCACTAATCCGGAGATCTTCTACACCGTATTCCTCATACTGAGAAAATATTGATTCCTTTTGCTTACATGGTGTTAAAAAAGGTTTCGATTCCACTTTAAAATCATAACCATCATCACTTTTAGCCATTCCTATAATAGATCTTCCATTTAGCAGGTGGGAACGAAATAGCATAATATATTTATTTTTATATTTGACAATCCCTGCATTATGAACTGTAGCTACAGGATATGGCACGTCATCTTTAGTCAATATAGGATTTTTTTTATATCTTACCACCACTTCTTTCTTCACATATTTCCTCCTCGTTCTTCGAGGATTTTTTCATAGACCTTTATATATTTATCCACCATTCGGTCTACTGAAAATTTTTCCTCCACAATCTCTCTACATCTTTTTCTGTCAATGCTTGAGATGTTCTCCAAGGCTCTTAGAGCTCCGTCTACATCATTCACAATAAACCCATTGACACCATCCTCTATAAGTTCAGGCATACTACCTTTGTTATATGCTATTACAGGTGTCCCACAAGCCATCGCTTCAACGACAGATAATCCAAAGGGTTCTTGGAAGTATATAGGGTGAAGAAGGGCCAGTGCTCCGCCTAACAACTTATCTCTCTCTTCAGGTCCAACACTTCCTATATAGGTGATCTGTTCATTCAGATGGGGCTCTACTTCATCTTTAAAATACCCTTCATCTTGAATAATTCCTGCCATGATGAGTTTTTTATTGGATCTCTTAGCAGTCTCAATAGCTTCCTTTGGACCTTTATCTCTATGTAATCTTCCGAAAAATAACAGATAATCTTCAGGTAGTTCTCTATATGTAAATTGATTTAAATCTATTCCATGGTGTACAGTACCAATATAATTCAAACCACTATTCCTATCCGAATTGCTTATCGAAACATAGTAGGTTCTTTTGTTATATTTTTCATACACAGGGAGTATTTTTTCAGAAGAAAATCCGTGTATTGTAGTAAGTACTGGCGTCTCAACTAAACCACTATATGTCAACGGGAGAAAATCAAAATTGTTATGTATAATATCAAATTCATCGGCGCTCTGAAATACATTAGCTATATGCAGACCTTCCCAGACTTTAGGATCTATATTTTTATCCTCTTCATATCCGACTTGACATACTGATCTCAATTCTCCTTCTGTTATAGATTCCCCTGTTGCAAATAGGGTTACATCCACTCCTCTTTTTACTAAACCCTCACAAAGTAAGGAAACAACACTTTCCCAAGGACCATAATGTCTTGGAGGGGTTCTCCAAGCTATGGGGGAAATCAAAGCCACCCTCAACGGAGTCTTTTTCTGAATTTCATCACTTCTTCTATTTTTATTCACCTTAAACCACCTCATTTTTAATTCTTTCTGATCCATTTCATACAAAAAAAATGATTGTTTCTTTCTTGAATAATGATTAGAACTTAATTTTAATTGCATTGATTGTTGAGAATCATATATTTTTTGACTTTCATACAGTTTATTTAAATAATTATAGACCAAATCTATAATTCAGAATAATATAGCCATATATTTAATTAAAAGGAGCCAAAGAAAAATGATATATGGATATTGCAGAGTAAGTACAAAGCATCAGAACCTACAGAGAA
It encodes the following:
- a CDS encoding glycoside hydrolase family 130 protein translates to MKKEVVVRYKKNPILTKDDVPYPVATVHNAGIVKYKNKYIMLFRSHLLNGRSIIGMAKSDDGYDFKVESKPFLTPCKQKESIFSQYEEYGVEDLRISEIDGEHLLTYSCYSKYGVRIALAKTRDFTEIERVALITQADLRNVVIFPQKIDGQYVRLDRPHSEISKWSIWISYSPDLVHWGRSRLIMQPHKYHWDEMKIGPGTTPIKTEKGWLNIYHGVFKTMSGSVYRLGVALHDLEDPSIVLGVSDEWILEPEDPWEVTGYVPNVVFTCGAVDEGDGTLKIYWGGADSVMCVGEANINKLIDMCLKERD
- a CDS encoding glycosyltransferase family 4 protein; protein product: MRVALISPIAWRTPPRHYGPWESVVSLLCEGLVKRGVDVTLFATGESITEGELRSVCQVGYEEDKNIDPKVWEGLHIANVFQSADEFDIIHNNFDFLPLTYSGLVETPVLTTIHGFSSEKILPVYEKYNKRTYYVSISNSDRNSGLNYIGTVHHGIDLNQFTYRELPEDYLLFFGRLHRDKGPKEAIETAKRSNKKLIMAGIIQDEGYFKDEVEPHLNEQITYIGSVGPEERDKLLGGALALLHPIYFQEPFGLSVVEAMACGTPVIAYNKGSMPELIEDGVNGFIVNDVDGALRALENISSIDRKRCREIVEEKFSVDRMVDKYIKVYEKILEERGGNM